One Algoriphagus sp. Y33 genomic window, CACGTTTTATCCACACTTATGAAGGGCCGGATGATATGCCGGCGCATATTAAAGCCAGTTTTTTTGATACCGGCCTCCAAATTCCCATTTCCGGTGGAAAACTTGCCATGGGAATTTGGCAGGGAATTTACCTGTGCGAATTCCGTAGAAACGGTGGGAGTAGAAGTTTGATGCTCACGGCTTTTGGGGAAACTAACTAGAACCTTATTCTTTTTTAGCTTCAATTTTCACATGCGCCCCTGTCATCAAGATTCTTCGAAATCCTTCTTTGGTATCTGAGCTTACTTCTTTGCCCAGAACTTTCATCTTTGAGAATTCCTCGGGAAGTTCAATAGAAATACCCGCTTTCTTTTGGCTTTGGTTAACTTCTACGACGATTTGATTATCATCGGAACTAATAGTAATGTTAAGCTTATTATCCTCGATCCATAGACTCTCGACAGTAACTTCTTTCCAATCTTTCGGGAAATTTGGACGAATATAAGTTACTCGATTTTCTGCGTCCCCATGAATTCCCATCAACAGCAAGCTCATAGGTTGAATCAGCTCCCAGGAAGGATTGATATGTCTTGGTTTGTCTTTATCCAATAAAAATAACTGCCTGTCGATTTGAGAAATAAATTCCCTACTAAGCTTACTGAGGACTAGAAGAAGCTCATCCGGATTACTTACTGCGCTTGTAGGTCCACCGGTGTTAGTAAATTGATATAAACCAACCGTATACTTTCCCCAGTCGTAGGCATCCTGAATTTCTTGATCAGGAATTGTGATCTTGGCAGTTTTAGTCAGAGAATCTATCCGTGCAAAATTTTCATCCCAATCTGAAAAAAGATCAGCTCGAAGATCAGCCAAGGTTTGAATAGCAGTGAATTCATTTTGATCTGACCCGGCGATGAAAATGGGAATTACCTGTTCGTCCCGTGGAGCCAATGTCAGGGAAACTTCAAATCCTGCACGGGCTCCCAATTCGGATACTTGGGTAATACAATCTGAATTAATAGGGTTCAAGTTCAGACCCACAGCACTTCCCCAGACTACATACCAATCATTTTCATTATCCTTGGCGGTGAAAATTCCAGTCATTTCATCGAAAATAATGCGGTCATCTGAATTGTTTCCGAAGGTGCTATCCATCAATATGCTGGGTTTGAGATCTGTATTGGCTTGAAATTGGAACTGGATGTTTTTTGGAGAATTGCCCACATTCTTAATGTAATAAAGCAACGTGGCTCCTAGTTTATCTTGGCTGAGAATTTGGAGTTGATGTATTTCCAAATTCTCTTCATCAAGTTGAAAATGTGTTTTCGCAGCAAAAGGATATTCAATGAAGCTATCCGGAGAATTTAGGCAGATTAATTCAGTTTCCCTTTTGACAGCAGCGGAGAAACCACTCAATAGTTGTATGGTTTTCAAAGAAATAGCGTGTTGCTTTCCGCTGATTAAGATTTTCTTATTTCCCAATGAGAATTCGGATGCGTCATTGACCTCGACAGAAGGCAATTTTTCCAAACTTTTCAAAAGAAGAGCTTCCTCGGATTGCGGTCTCTTACAGGCAAAATTCAGTAAAGAAAGAGTGAGAACAGCGAAAAGGTAGCGGAACATGACATACTGATTTTGCCTTAAAACTACATTGTTTTGCCAACTTCTCTCCATGTTACCAGTTTCACGTTGTTCTTTTCTATTAATTCTCTGGCTTTATCACTGGTGAAGAAATCATAGTCTGTCTGCCTCCAGGGAGCATGGAAGGAGTCGTGTCCTTTCGTCACAGCGTTCATTTCTTCGTCATCAAAGGCTAAGTGGATAAGAATCACATTCAGTCCCGGCTGGATATTGTTTAGCGCATCTGAGTAAAAAGTCTCCATTCCTGATGCATAATCTTTTGACTCAGCCATAATAACCTTGTCGACTAGAGGAAATTTATCCACTTCAATTTCTGAAAAAAGCACTGGATTGTTTTTAACTATTCCATCTATCATTTGTTGGTTGATCATGGCCGGGATTTTCAGTTCCTGAGCGATTTTGAGATATGAGGCCAGGTATTCGGGGCGACCGAAAAAGACGCAGCCCATATGTGAATCCAAGTGTGTGGGAGTGATTCCCATCTGGTTTGCCGTTTTGATCTGCGCAAGGATTTCTTTCTCTACCTCCTCGGGGCTGGCATTTGCGGTTACTTGGGCACAGTCAGGATACATATGTCCCTTTTCATTGGCCAAACCCGGGACTGCTGTTCTGCCAGCTTCAGGCCCCCAGTTGAAATTAAGCCATTCATTGGTAAGGGTGATGTGGATTCCTATATCCGCATCAGGTATTTCCTTAGCCATTTCGCCCACTTCTGCAGACCATCCCGTAGGTACCATCATACTGGTGGAATTCACCAGTCCCTTTTTCATCGCATCAAAAGTTGCTTTGGTCTGAGAATGCGATACTCCCACATCATCTCCGTGAATAATTAGAAGTTTGGTGTCGGCAGGATATCCAAGCTTTTCGGCTAGGTTTTGAGAAAAGGTAATTGTAGGCAAGAATGCCAAAAGGAATAGAAAGTAGCTCAGGTTCTTCATCTTGGGTTGTTGTTTACCCTAAGATACATTTCTGATTTTTCTAAAGTTGCAGAAATTCTAATTCCTATAGTTTTTAGCCTTAATTCGAAATACCCAGATATAGCTAAAAAACGTGGTGAATACTTGAAGAATGGCTAAATAAAGCCAAGTTGAAGGCTGCGCCAAAGGCTCAAAATTTATGGTATTATTGTAATACAGCTTGGAAATAGTTAATGCTGCTAACGTAGCAGGGAGGACAACGACCAACCAGAAATTTATAAACGATCGGTAAATAAATGGTGCTTTCTTTTGGATAGAAGGACGCTTGGATGTGTGTTTTTTCATTTTGGTTCTGAATATACCCCCTGAAATGGATCAGGGTTTTTCTCTAAATTTCTTCGACTTTGGTTTGTAATCTCTATAGTACATCCAAGTGCCGAATATCACTTGAAATAGTAAAAATTTCGCATAAGTAGAAGGCAACTTAAATAAATCGGAGTCAAGTGAGCCTTGGGAAATTAGATAAGTCACGATGGCAGTGATAATTCCGGCTGGAAGGATTAAGACCAGCCAAAAATTGAAGAATGAACGGTATAAAAATGGCATGCTGTTCTGTTTCATAAGCTGGCTGTTTTCTTTGGCTATGTCAGTTCCTTTTTTTCTAGTACTCAAATTTGAACAGGTTTAAATTTGCGGGAACCGTCTTTTTTCGTTTAGATTCTAATTTGTAAAGATAATCTCCTAATTCTGCAAAGAAAGGAAAGCCAATTTCTTCATATTCATACCGGTCATCATTGAGTGTTTCGTTCTCGTTTACATAAATCGCGGCTGAGACAAAAAACTCTACACCCTTTTCAAAATCGACATAATAACTTGCATCTATCAAATGCCCATAAGCTTGTCCGGTTTTATTGAAAAGGCGGAGGTTTCTAGGGATGTCTTTTTTATCGTTTCTATCCAGATAAAATTTAGAGAAGGTATCCCAGTATTCTTGCTTAGGATATGCAGGAAAATCACTCTCAGCAGGAAGCATACTCATGTATTTCAAAACAAATGCTCTTTGATCCTCCGTGATGCTAAAACGTTCGGATTCCACAAATGACGTGGGGAAAATTATTCTTTCCACTATACCATGGAGATCTGACAGTGCAAGCTTATTCTTAAAGGTGAAATCCATTCGATGCTGCACCAGTGAATCTTCCAGGTAAAAGGCCTTTCCGATTACTGGGTTGTCGACATTTGAATAGTCAGTTTCAGTAACCCGTTCCGGAATGGTCAGAATAGTATTGCCAACTGAATCCACAAAACGAACGGGGTTGGTGATTCTATTTTCTTCTGGACTGGCCGAAAAGCTGAGCCTGTGGTTGATAATGGTTTGTTCCAGTCCTTTTTCTTTCAGTTTTTGGTTGATGTAGTCCTGTCCCAGTAATTCGTATAAGCGGTTATAGGCGTCGTTGTTTGATACCAAAAGAATCTTTTTGATGTAATGTGCAATGCTGGGAAGAGAGTCTTTGGAAGAGAAGTCTACCAAAGCCGGAACTTGGGAAGGACGGACCGAATCAATCAGCATGCTTGTCTTGGCAGTCAGACTTTCGATGTTTTGCTCTTCTAGCCACTCTAGCGCTAGTATAGCAACAGGTAATTTGACGGTCGATGCGGGATAGAAATATCGCTTATCGTCTAGATTTACTGTATAATCAGTGAACAGGGCATTGCCATGTTCGTTTCGGTCGATTTGGGTATAGATTAGTTGAACTTGATATTTTTCTACATTTTCCAGAACTTTCTTGAGTGTGGGGTAATCAGCAAGACCATCTTCAAAGGGTGTTTTTTCCTTCGGAGCGCATGAGGTGATCAGAGCAACCAAGAGTAGTAATTGTGCAAAATGCTTTATCATCGCGACAGATCTTGTAGTAGTTGATTAAGATATTTCAAGTCTTCCGGTTCATGAAATGCTGAAATCACGATTCTGTTTATACTGGGACTTTCGGGTGTAGGGTATGGAAAGGAAGAGGTTATAATTCCTGCTTTTTCCAGTTCAGCCAACCAGGTAGGGTCTGTATATGCGAATGCAGGGAAATAGCTGCTACCTAGGATTTGAGAAATATTGGCTGTTTCCTGGGCAAAAATTCTGCAGGCATCCTGTAGCCAGTCTTTTTTCTTTAAGTAGAGTTCCTCAGTGTCCAGGAATGTTTTTAGATGAGCCGGTGAGCCGGGAGAAGCCCCACCAAACAGGGGTGTTGTTTTGATTTTATAGATTTGAGCTCCACCTCCCAAAACGATTCCCGCGGGCAAGCTCAGCCCTTTTCCCAGAGAACCTGATACCAGCAAAGTGAAAGAGGGATCTAGCCATTGGCGGTAGGTGCCATATATGCTATTTCCCAACGTTCCGAAAGCGTGACTATCATCTATCAGAAGGCTTACTTTATGCTTTTGGGCGATTTTTTTCACCCAATCGTATGAATGGATTTCGCAAAGAAATGGATCTACAGCATTGCCTATTAGAAGTATTTCTCTGGGGGGAAGGGCTTCAGATTGTTCTAAACACTGATTTTTCCATTGTATAAAATTAAATTGTATAGATTGGAAATAATTGTCAGGGACTACAGCACTATGTGCATCAGGAGCTATCCATATTTCATCAGCTTCCTTATGCATTGATTTCCACGCTGCTATGCCTGCCAGATATCCCGAACTGAAAACGGCAGCGGATTCGGCTCCTGCTTTGCTAGAGAAGTAATCCTCAAACTCATCAAAAATCTCCAAACGAATATTATTGATTCGACTTTGTCCATGATTAGCTCCGAGAAGAAAGAGATTGTCTGATAGGGCATTCAGAAAAGTCTTGTCCTGTGCAATTCCCAGATAGGAGGTTCCGCTGAAATAAAGACATTCTTTACCTTGAATTGTGATTGTACGATTGATTGCCGAATTGAGGTAATGGTTTTTCAAAACGATTAATTAATTGGCGAAAATCTGAGTTTCATCCTGAAAGGACTTGAATTCCAGTGCATTGCCACACGGGTCTAGAAAGAACATAGTAGCCTGCTCCCCAACTTCGCCCTGAAAGCGGATGTATGGCTCGATCACAAACTCAATTCCGTGATTTTTCAATTTCTCGGCAAGTTCGTGCCATTCTTCCCAAGGCAAAATTACGCCAAAATGACGAACAGGGACATATTTGCCATCCACAGTGTTGCTGTGCGCCAATGCCAATTCCTCCGGTTTGACATGTGCTGAAAGCTGATGTCCAAAGAAATTAAAATCGATCCATTTGTCAGTACTTCTTCCTATTTCACAACCAAGAAGTTCTCCATAGAATTTTCTGGTTTCCGCAATATCCCGGATAGGGAAGGCTAGGTGAAAGGGTTTAAATTGACGCATAAATGTGTACTTTCGTTGTAGGTTTTTCGGCTTCAATTTAGTTGTTTATTCCCTAATTAGTATGGAGAAAGGCAAATCAGTATCATTGGTTTTGAGCAGCGGCGGAGCCCGGGGATTAGCGCACGTAGGTGTGATCGAGGAGCTTGAGAAGCGCGGATATCATATTGCCGAAATTGCAGGTTGCTCAGCAGGAGCCCTTGTCGGAGGCATGTATGCAGCGGGCAAAATGGAGGAATTTAAGGATTGGATTTGCCATTTGGATAGGTTGGATGTCTTTTCTTTGATGGATTTCACATTTTCTACCCGAGGATTTATCAAGGGTGATAAGGTATATAATGCCTTGAAAAAAGTGATTAAAGATTGCCAGATCGAAGACTTGGGCATCCCTTTCTATTGCAATGCCGTTGACTATATAAGCGGAAAAGAAGTGGTTTTTAGGGAAGGGAGTTTGTATGCCGCCATCCGGGCTTCGGGAAGTATTCCTACAGTTTTTCAACCAGCGAGGTACCATCGTTATGAGTTGGTAGATGGAGGAGTTTTAAATCCGGTACCTCTTTCACTGTTGAAGCAAGCTGATGAAAATATAGTCGTTGTCGTTGGTCTAAATGCTGCTGATTCTGAATTGGTAGTTCCTCCGAAGAAAGATTCTACAGGTAGGAAATTCATTTCTATGCCTGCATGGATGGTCGAGTATAGAAATAAAATGCGGCAATACTTTCCTGAGCAAGATAAAATAGAAAGGCCTACTTCGCTCAGTTCGATTGGACTTATGACTCGCTCGTTTGATCTGCTTCAAGACCGGTTTTCTGCCTTATTGATTGAAAAGTATCAGGTGGATGTTACTGTGCAAGTTGCCAGAAATCAAGCCGGAACGTTGGAATTTTACCGTGCGGAGGAGCTGATAGAAATCGGCCGTGAAAAAGCGATTCAAGCCTTAGACAACTGGGAAAATGGGAATCTCCGAACTGAATAAATTACTTGGAAATATAGATATCTATCTACTGGATCAGATTCTTAAAGGCAGGTTTTCGAAAGATATGAGGATTCTTGATGCCGGCTGTGGAGAAGGTAGAAATGCTGTGTATTTCATCAATGGAGGATATCAGATATTTGGAATTGATCGAGACGAAACGGCTATTCAGTACTGTAGGTATATGGCAAGCAGTCTGGACAAGAGTTACGACGTTTATCGCTTCCAAGTGGGTGGATTGGAAGAGATTCCTTTTCATCAAAAGGCGTTTGATGCAGTAATCTGTTCCGCAGTTCTTCATTTTGCTCAGGATGAATCCGCTTTCTGGCAGATGATCAGTGAAATGTTGCGCGTGCTAAAGCCCGGCGGTATTTTATGGTTTAGGATGACGACAGCTTTTGGCGGTATGTTGGAACAAAGCCAATCGGTGGGGGAAGGTAAATACTTGCTTCCTGATGGTTCCGTGAGATTTTTGTTGACTCAGAATCAGTTGGATAAATTGGAAGAAATGGGCATGAGACTTTTGGAACATCCAAAATCTGTTTTGGTACATGGTCAGCGCGCCATGGGAGTTTTTGTGATGGAAAAGAGAGGTTGAACTCTCGCCTCGGTTCGTGCGACACGAACCGAAATAAATTTGAATGTTTGTGAGACAAAAACATCGGCTATATGATGTTTATAGAAATTGGAAATATAAATTTTTAATGGATTTACAATACGGACTTGAGCTGATTGGAACTTTTGTATTTGCGATCTCCGGCGCTTTGGCAATCAGAGAGCGTGAGCACGATATGTTTGGGGCGGGATTCACAGGCTTTATTACCGCTATAGGCGGTGGGACGCTCAGGGATATTTTGCTTGATAGTTATCCGCTTGTTTGGATTGGCGATGTGAATTTTCTCTATTCAATATTGGTAGGAATCTTGGCAGCATTTATTTTTCCGAATTTCCTGAGTAAGCTCCGTAAGACCTTCTTTCTTTTTGATACACTTGGGATAGCTTTTTTTACTGTCTTGGGAGTAGAAAAGGCTTTGAGTCTGGGTGTAAGACCTGAGATTGCTGCGATTATGGGTATGTTTTCTGCAGTGATGGGCGGCGTAATACGCGACACCTTGACCAACGAAATACCCATTTTGTTCAGAAAGGAAATTTATGCTTCGGCATGCCTTGCAGGCGCAATATTCTACCTAATTTTAAATTCTTTCGGAGTTTCAAGAGATGTCAACTTGCTGGTTTCCATTGCCGTGATTATTGCGATCAGATTGCTTTCTATGAAATACAAGCTGAGCTTGCCAAGGCTTGATTAGCAAAAGTTTCACTTTTAAGTACGGCCAATTTGTTTCACCGAAATCTTGGAATGATTGGAGGAGTGGCAGACTTGTACTTATGGTAGGTTTCACCAAATTGTGCTACAAGATTTTTTTCCTCAAAATATATCCCTACAGGTAAATAGAGCAATAAACATCCTAGATGAATGGCCGAACTTAATGTGCCGGCAAACAAAAAATAGCCCAGAAAAATCAATATGAGCCCGGCATACAGTGGATGGCGGATTTTGGAATAAAGACTGGTGGTGATCAATGCTTCCTCATGTACTTCCAATGGAGCAAGACCCAGAAATCGCTTCAATGAGTAATTTTTGCTTGATTTTGTAACGATGATAGTACCAAACCCTGCCAACATGTAGCCCAGATAATCGGTAAAGACACTTTTAGATAGTAGAATGGTTTTGGGAATTACCAGCGCTTGGATTGTGATACCTAAGATTAAGAAAATAGATATCAAGGTGTAAACCAGGCGATACCATTTATAGGCATTTTCCAATTTTCCCTGCAGAATTCTTTTTAACTTGGTTGCAGCCAGAAAAGAATGAAGTGAATAGAATACGGCCCAACTCAGCCCTAGCAGCACATAATTCATTTGGGTATAGTAATTTCCAGAGTAACTAAAATTTTTATGAAAATCGGAATAATCCGCGAAGGAAAAAACCCTCCTGACAAACGAGTTCCTTTTACTCCTGATCAGCTGAAAGTTATTCAGCAGGATTATACTGGCAAGCTTAAGTTTTTTGTGCAATCCAGCCCCTTACGTGCATTTACCGATCAGGAATTTCTCGACGTGGGAATTGATGTGGTGGAAGATATTTCCGACTGTGACGTGCTATTTGGAGTGAAAGAGGTACCCATTAACCAGTTGATAGAGGGTAAGACATACTTATTCTTTTCCCATACTATCAAAAAACAGCCCTCTAACAGAAAGCTTCTTAGGACAATCTTGGAAAAGAGAATTAGACTTATTGATTATGAGGCACTAAAGGATGAGGAAGGAAGGAGAGTTGTTGCCTTTGGAAGATGGGCAGGAATCGTCGGTGCTTATAATGCTTTTTGGACCTATGGAAAGAAGACAGCTCTTTTTGATCTCAGGCGTGCGAATGAATGCAAAAACCTTCATGAGCTTCATAGAGAACTTGACAAGGTGCAGTTGCCGCCTATTAAAATAATCCTGACAGGGACAGGACGTGTGGGCAATGGGGCGATGGAGATATTGCATTCCCTGAAGATTCGGGAAGTGTCGGCACATGACTTCTTACATCTGTATTTTGATGAGCCGGTATACGTGAAATTGAGTTCTTCAGATTACAATAGGAGGAAATCTGACGGAGGGTTTGATAAGCAGGAATTCTATACTTTTCCGGAGCGGTATGAAAGTCATTTTCTGAAGTATGCAGAAGCGGGAGAAATGCTGATTTCCGGAGCTTTTTGGAATCCTGATGCTCCTCGTTTATTTGCGTTGAATGATATTGCAGGGGAGGATTTTCAGCTTTCGGTGATCGCTGATGTCAGCTGTGATGTGGGAGGGGCTATTCCCACTACAATTTCTTCCACTACGATTACCGACCCTGTGTATGATGTGGATCGTAAATCAGGCGAAAAAATCCACGCCTTTGGCAGCCAGACGAGTATCTCAGTGATGGCAATTGATAATTTGCCCTGTGAGCTACCAAGGGAGGCAAGCCGGGAGTTTGGAGTTCAGCTGATGAAATGGGTAATTCCAGCACTTATGGAAGAGAATTCAGGCATTTTGGAGGGAGCTACTATAGCTCGCGATGGAGATTTGACTATAGAGTTTATGTACCTGACAGAATTTGTAAATCAACATGAATAATCTGAATCGATTTTTAGAATCCACCCTTTTGAAGCCCACCATGAGCGCCACTGATTTGGATTTTCTGGTACGAGATGCTATCGAAGAGCAATTCGTAGGAGTATGTGTGCCGCCGTTTTGGTTGAAAAAGGTGAGAAGAGACTTAGGTGAAGAGAATATTCAATTGGTAACGGTAATCGGATTTCCCTTTGGCTATTCTGACACGGCTACCAAGGTTTTTGAAACCAGGGAAGCTATACGGCAAGGTGCCGATGAATTGGATTTGGTTTGGTCTCAGACGGCTTATCATTCGGGGATGAACTGGCCAAAGATCGAAATTGCCCAAATTGCAAAGATTTGTCATGAAGAAGAGAGAATCCTGAAAGTTATAATTGAAACCGGCAATCTGAATGAAAAGCAGATCGTAGAGGCATGCATGATCTGTCAGGATGCAGGAGTAGATTTTGTAAAAACATCCACAGGGTATGCTTCTGCCGGAGCCAAAGTAGGTGATGTTTTACTGATGCGGGAGACGTTGTCCTCTTCAGTGGGTATCAAGGCAAGTGGGGGGATAAAAACACTTGACTTTGCGCAGGATCTGATTAAAGCGGGTGCGGATAGAATAGGAACCAGTTCGGCAAAAGCATTAATGGATTCCTGGAGAAATTCTCAATCATTGCTGAAGTAGATCAGCAGAAAAGGAATGATGAAGAAAGTCAGTAGAATATAGGCAAAGCCCAAAAATCTGCTTTTTACTGATTTTTTGCCCATAAACATAGCCAAGAACACCGGAATATTTCTCAACCTTGGAAATGGCAGGAAAATAAGTGCACCAATAAAATTGAACAGAAAGTGGACAATGGCCAGTGCAATGGCCGCTTCGGATTTGTAAATAGCTGCAATCGCTGCTGTAATTGTGGTTCCTATATTGGCTCCGATAATAAAGGGAAACGCCTTTCTTACTGACACTTTTTTATTGGCGACCAGCGGAACCACCAACGAAGTAGTGACAGTACTGGATTGGACAGCAGCTGTGAAGAAAGTCCCATATAAGAAAGCCATATAGGGATTTTTGAAAATCAGCTTGTTGATGTCTTGGAAGCTATTGAGCACAAATGCTTTATAAACCGAGGTGGACAAGATCTTAATGGCTGCAAAAACCAAGAAAATCGAAAGAATCGTCGTTAGAAATGGGATGTCTATAGCAGCAGTGATCCATTCTGAAATGGGCCTAGTGAAGACCTTATTGTACACTATAGGGCCGGAATAGGGTTCATTCGGTAAAAAAAAATGTGCTATCCTGATAGATATTTTGGATAAAAAGCCGAAGTAAACTTCCAACGGCAACAAAATAATAACAGTGAAGATGTTGAAAATATCATGAAGCATGCCTGCGGATAGTGCTCGCTTGAATTGTTTTCTATTCATAATATAAGAGAGCGATACCAGCGTAGAAGTCAGGGTAGTGCCGATGTTGGCACCCATCACCATAGGTGTTGCCTGTTCCAGAGTAAGATGGCCGGATGCCACTACGGCGACTATGCTAGCTGTCACGGTGGAGCTACTTTGAATCAGCGCCGTCATCAGTAGTCCGATAAACAGGCTGACGAATGGGTTTCTGGTGGCCTGAAGTATGTTCTCAGCTACCACATTGTTCAGGTTGCTCATCGCTACAGTGAGCAGATCTATTGCAAAGATGAATAGCACGAGTGCCAAAAGCATCATCAGATAGCTTTTGGTCTTATTTACTGTGTCTTTTTCATTCTCCAAGCGCTCCATCTAGCAGATTCAGAAGTTATCCCGTTTAAGAATATTTTAGCTAAGGTTATGGGTCTAAATTGTGGGTAGAGGGGACTATCCGAGATTCCAAATTTTTAATAAAATATTGGGCAAAAGTTGAAATTTTTTTGCGAAAAACAAGGTGAAACTGTCTTTTAGAAGAGGAATTGTAGTTACTTAACAATTTGATAACATGAATAGCAATTTATCTTCTTTAATTTTGCGCGACTGACCAAAAGCCAAATCATGGCCAAGAAAAAAATAGACCAAAACATTAATCAGGATAAGCTGTCAAAAGGAGCTTATTCACTGTTTGATTTCACCAAAAAAGAGAAATCTTTTTTGATTGTGATCTGTGTCCTGATTTCTATTGCAGGATTATTAACGCCTTACACGTATGCCGCCATGTGGTTTGGGTTTGCACTGGCTGCCTATTCTGCCATTGCAAATGACAGTATCCAGACAATCGGGACATTTATTGCCTCTAATCACAACAAGAAATGGTATTGGTTATGGCTATTTATGGGGCTGATATTTGTTGGGACAGTTACTTACAGCTGGATTACCTATAACGGCGACGTTAGTTATCAACGTCTGAGCGTACCGGGCCTGGACACAGCACCTACGAGTTTTGTCTTCCTTCAGCTTGCAGCTCCAATTGTGTTGCTCATTATGACTAGGCTGAGGATGCCTGTTTCTACCACATTTCTCTTACTTAATGTTTTCACCTATAAGGCAGGCACTATTGTGAGTGTAATGTTTAAAAGTTTTGTGGGTTACATTTTGGCTTTTTCTATTGCAATAGCTGTTTGGTTTGTGCTTGAGCGATTTGTCAAAAACTATCTAAAAGGAAAACCGGCTCCCTATTGGATATACTTACAATGGATTACATCAGGAACCCTCTGGGCAGTATGGATCATGCAGGATGCAGCCAATATTGCAGTATTCCTTCCCAGACAGCTGAGTGTGATGGAATTCTCTGTTTATACAGGTTTTGTATTCATAGGATTAGGATTCCTTTTT contains:
- the deoC gene encoding deoxyribose-phosphate aldolase, encoding MNNLNRFLESTLLKPTMSATDLDFLVRDAIEEQFVGVCVPPFWLKKVRRDLGEENIQLVTVIGFPFGYSDTATKVFETREAIRQGADELDLVWSQTAYHSGMNWPKIEIAQIAKICHEEERILKVIIETGNLNEKQIVEACMICQDAGVDFVKTSTGYASAGAKVGDVLLMRETLSSSVGIKASGGIKTLDFAQDLIKAGADRIGTSSAKALMDSWRNSQSLLK
- a CDS encoding Na/Pi symporter, with the protein product MERLENEKDTVNKTKSYLMMLLALVLFIFAIDLLTVAMSNLNNVVAENILQATRNPFVSLFIGLLMTALIQSSSTVTASIVAVVASGHLTLEQATPMVMGANIGTTLTSTLVSLSYIMNRKQFKRALSAGMLHDIFNIFTVIILLPLEVYFGFLSKISIRIAHFFLPNEPYSGPIVYNKVFTRPISEWITAAIDIPFLTTILSIFLVFAAIKILSTSVYKAFVLNSFQDINKLIFKNPYMAFLYGTFFTAAVQSSTVTTSLVVPLVANKKVSVRKAFPFIIGANIGTTITAAIAAIYKSEAAIALAIVHFLFNFIGALIFLPFPRLRNIPVFLAMFMGKKSVKSRFLGFAYILLTFFIIPFLLIYFSND